The following are from one region of the Achromobacter xylosoxidans genome:
- a CDS encoding amino acid ABC transporter permease: MNYNWSWSIFLDMSPDGVHTFLETIFIGVGWTLALALTAWVFSLLLGSVLGVMRTASSRLMNALGATYVEVFRNIPLLVQMFLWYFVLPELLPHAWGLAMKQMPQPWGQFVPAVLCLGFYGSARVAEQLRAGIQSLPRGQFQAGTALGLTEAQVYRHIILPEAFRIVLPPLTSEFMGTIKYSSVALTIGLLELTGQARSMAEFSFHIFEAFSAATVIYLIINGMVVLGMRLLERHVAVPGLIGSAKRP; the protein is encoded by the coding sequence ATGAATTACAACTGGAGCTGGAGCATCTTCCTGGATATGTCGCCGGACGGCGTGCATACCTTTCTGGAGACGATCTTCATCGGCGTGGGCTGGACCTTGGCGCTGGCCCTGACCGCGTGGGTGTTCTCGCTGTTGCTGGGGTCAGTGCTGGGCGTGATGCGCACCGCCAGCTCGCGCCTGATGAACGCGCTGGGCGCGACCTATGTGGAGGTCTTCCGCAACATCCCGCTGCTGGTGCAGATGTTCCTCTGGTACTTCGTGCTGCCCGAACTGCTGCCGCATGCCTGGGGCCTGGCCATGAAGCAGATGCCGCAACCCTGGGGCCAGTTCGTGCCCGCGGTGCTGTGCCTGGGGTTCTATGGATCGGCGCGGGTGGCCGAGCAGCTGCGCGCGGGCATACAGTCGCTGCCGCGCGGCCAGTTCCAGGCGGGCACCGCGCTGGGCCTGACCGAGGCGCAGGTGTACCGCCACATCATCCTGCCGGAAGCGTTCCGCATCGTGCTCCCGCCCCTGACCTCCGAGTTCATGGGCACCATCAAGTATTCGTCGGTGGCGCTGACGATCGGGCTGTTGGAACTGACCGGCCAGGCGCGTTCGATGGCGGAATTCAGCTTCCACATCTTCGAGGCGTTTTCCGCGGCCACGGTGATCTACCTGATCATCAACGGCATGGTGGTGCTGGGCATGCGGCTGCTCGAACGCCATGTCGCGGTTCCCGGACTGATCGGTTCGGCGAAAAGGCCCTAG
- a CDS encoding amino acid ABC transporter substrate-binding protein gives MKALAAISVAAAFLGSAATAQAEGPSRLDKIKETGVITLGHPETSVPFAYLDGNQKPIGYTVEICQEVAQYVKAALKLPKLEVRYNPTTSATRIPLLANGTIDLECGNTTNNLERHKLVSFAPTTFVAQVVLVARKDGGVDPNNLESFRGKSIAAQAGGQTFRLISQLNAKGNLGITMAPTKDTAETILMVESGRAAGSANDDGIAYGAVASSKNPDAFVIGTKGLEMAPYGIMEPKDDPAFKKVVDDAVRDLIKTGKVAAIYDKYFNAPIPPKQINLKYPMSDALKRALANPTDSGDPKAYE, from the coding sequence ATGAAAGCACTTGCTGCGATCTCCGTCGCCGCGGCCTTCCTGGGCAGCGCCGCAACCGCCCAGGCCGAAGGCCCCAGCCGCCTGGACAAGATCAAGGAAACCGGCGTGATCACGCTGGGCCATCCGGAGACCTCGGTCCCGTTTGCCTATCTGGACGGCAACCAGAAGCCGATCGGCTACACGGTGGAGATCTGCCAGGAAGTCGCCCAATACGTGAAGGCCGCCCTGAAGCTGCCCAAGCTGGAGGTGCGCTACAACCCGACGACTTCCGCCACGCGCATTCCGCTGCTCGCCAACGGCACCATCGACCTGGAATGCGGCAACACCACCAACAACCTCGAACGCCACAAGCTGGTGTCGTTCGCGCCCACGACCTTCGTGGCGCAGGTGGTGCTGGTGGCGCGCAAGGACGGCGGTGTGGATCCCAACAACCTGGAGTCCTTCCGCGGCAAGTCGATCGCCGCGCAGGCCGGCGGCCAGACCTTCCGGCTGATCTCGCAGCTGAACGCCAAGGGCAACCTGGGCATCACCATGGCGCCCACCAAGGACACCGCCGAAACCATCCTGATGGTGGAATCGGGCCGCGCCGCGGGTTCGGCCAACGATGACGGCATCGCCTATGGCGCGGTGGCGTCGTCGAAGAATCCCGACGCCTTCGTGATTGGCACCAAGGGCCTGGAAATGGCGCCCTACGGCATCATGGAACCCAAGGACGATCCGGCCTTCAAGAAGGTGGTGGACGATGCCGTGCGCGATCTGATCAAGACGGGCAAGGTGGCCGCGATCTACGACAAGTACTTCAATGCGCCGATCCCGCCCAAGCAGATCAACCTGAAGTACCCGATGAGCGATGCGCTCAAGCGCGCGCTGGCCAATCCGACCGATTCCGGCGATCCCAAGGCGTACGAGTAA
- a CDS encoding acylphosphatase, whose amino-acid sequence MQDPKADTHIETVHVTVTGTVQGVGYRHATVRRAHMLGAKGWVQNLPNGTVEAMVQGTADQVDHMLEWLRRGPPGASVQEITTRREYTDKRYIRFEQL is encoded by the coding sequence ATGCAAGACCCTAAAGCCGATACCCATATCGAGACCGTGCACGTCACGGTCACTGGCACCGTGCAAGGCGTGGGCTACCGCCACGCCACGGTCCGGCGCGCCCACATGCTGGGCGCCAAGGGCTGGGTGCAGAACCTGCCGAACGGCACGGTCGAAGCCATGGTGCAGGGCACCGCCGACCAGGTCGACCACATGCTGGAATGGCTGCGGCGCGGCCCCCCGGGCGCCAGCGTGCAGGAGATCACCACCCGCCGGGAGTACACCGATAAGCGTTACATCCGTTTCGAGCAGCTGTGA
- a CDS encoding phytanoyl-CoA dioxygenase family protein, translated as MEETSLLSEAETARYREQGYLALKDMCPQDEVGYIRRTLLDLFANKTGYNEGAQYDFVSRDDPSKPAKFPSLHDPRHYAPGLLKTEYHERTLELARQLLGPEAALYGEHALLKPGPHGPETPWHQDEAFRSPDFIYNELSIWLALQPATTENGCMQFIPGSNKWDVLEHRSPGGDKTLHPLECCGDFPRDQAVPEPLDPGGITVHDARTLHFTGPNTSQAPRLAYILIYNTPPVYKPGRREFPWLEGRWTDSQTRKKQWHKRGGLAVDVMRRLPAARLTSPRWVAWATIRAVSKVWPR; from the coding sequence ATGGAAGAGACCAGTTTGTTGTCGGAAGCCGAGACAGCGCGCTACAGGGAACAGGGCTACCTGGCCCTGAAGGACATGTGCCCGCAGGACGAGGTGGGTTACATCCGCAGGACGCTGCTCGACCTGTTCGCGAACAAGACCGGCTACAACGAGGGGGCGCAGTATGACTTTGTGAGCCGCGACGACCCGTCCAAACCTGCCAAGTTTCCCAGCTTGCACGATCCTCGCCATTATGCCCCGGGCCTCTTGAAGACCGAGTACCACGAGCGCACCCTGGAGCTGGCGCGCCAGTTGCTGGGCCCCGAGGCGGCCCTGTACGGCGAACACGCCCTGCTCAAGCCAGGGCCGCACGGACCGGAAACGCCGTGGCATCAGGACGAGGCTTTCCGCTCGCCGGACTTCATCTACAACGAACTCAGCATTTGGCTGGCGCTGCAGCCGGCCACCACGGAAAACGGCTGCATGCAGTTCATTCCGGGTTCCAACAAATGGGACGTGCTGGAGCACCGTTCGCCGGGCGGCGACAAGACCCTGCATCCGCTTGAATGCTGCGGCGATTTTCCGCGCGATCAGGCGGTGCCGGAGCCGCTGGACCCGGGCGGCATCACGGTGCATGACGCCCGCACGCTGCACTTCACCGGGCCGAATACCTCGCAGGCGCCGCGGCTGGCTTACATCCTGATCTACAACACGCCGCCGGTCTACAAGCCGGGCCGCCGCGAATTCCCGTGGCTGGAAGGCCGCTGGACCGACAGCCAGACCCGCAAGAAACAGTGGCACAAGCGCGGCGGACTGGCCGTGGACGTGATGCGCCGTCTGCCCGCCGCGCGGCTGACCAGCCCGCGCTGGGTGGCCTGGGCCACGATTCGGGCGGTGTCCAAGGTCTGGCCGCGATAA
- a CDS encoding amino acid ABC transporter ATP-binding protein, which produces MIAIKQVSKWYGDFQVLDDCSTTVGRGEVVVVCGPSGSGKSTLIKTVNALEPFQKGEIQVNGISVGDPRTNLPKLRAVAGMVFQHFELFPHLSVTENLCLGQLKVLKRGKDEARQRALALLERVGLSAHKDKHPGELSGGQQQRVAIARALSMDPVVMLFDEPTSALDPEMVNEVLDVMTDLAAEGMTMMVVTHEMGFARRVADRVIFMDGGKIVEDCDKEQFFGDVEERAPRTRQFLSKILQH; this is translated from the coding sequence ATGATAGCGATCAAGCAGGTCAGCAAGTGGTATGGCGACTTCCAGGTGCTGGACGATTGCTCCACCACCGTGGGCCGCGGCGAGGTCGTGGTGGTGTGCGGGCCGTCGGGTTCGGGCAAGTCCACGCTGATCAAGACCGTGAACGCGCTGGAGCCCTTCCAGAAAGGCGAGATCCAGGTCAACGGCATTTCGGTGGGCGATCCGCGCACCAACCTGCCCAAGCTGCGCGCGGTGGCCGGCATGGTGTTCCAGCATTTCGAGCTGTTCCCGCACCTGTCGGTGACGGAGAACCTGTGCCTGGGCCAGCTCAAGGTGCTCAAGCGCGGCAAGGACGAAGCCCGCCAGCGCGCGCTGGCCCTGCTGGAGCGCGTGGGCCTGTCGGCGCACAAGGACAAGCACCCCGGCGAACTGTCGGGCGGTCAGCAGCAGCGCGTGGCGATCGCGCGCGCGCTGTCGATGGACCCGGTGGTGATGCTGTTCGACGAGCCGACCTCGGCGCTGGACCCTGAGATGGTCAACGAAGTGCTGGACGTGATGACCGACCTGGCCGCCGAGGGCATGACGATGATGGTGGTGACCCATGAAATGGGATTCGCGCGCCGCGTCGCCGACCGTGTGATCTTCATGGACGGCGGCAAGATCGTGGAAGACTGCGACAAGGAGCAGTTCTTCGGCGATGTAGAGGAGCGTGCGCCGCGCACGCGCCAGTTTCTTTCCAAAATCCTGCAGCACTGA
- a CDS encoding amino acid ABC transporter permease, which translates to MGKFDFDVIWAALPYLFKTGMTFTLTLTALAGVMGLALGTLLAMMRLSRFKILSVPAGIYVNVMRSIPLLLVIFWFYFLMPYIAAWVVGSPTPLRVGAFNSAVITFTLFEAAYFCEIMRAGIQSIARGQVSASMALGLNHWQGMRYVVLPQAFRNMLPALFTRIIILFQDTSLVYVLSLTDFLGAAAKIGQRDGRLVELYLFVAVVYFVICFTASRLVKLLEKRTRVLR; encoded by the coding sequence ATGGGCAAATTCGATTTCGACGTGATCTGGGCGGCGCTGCCCTATCTGTTCAAGACGGGCATGACCTTCACGCTGACCCTGACCGCGCTGGCCGGCGTGATGGGCCTGGCGCTGGGCACGCTGCTGGCCATGATGCGGCTGTCGCGCTTCAAGATCCTGTCGGTGCCGGCGGGCATCTACGTGAACGTGATGCGCTCGATCCCGCTCTTGCTGGTGATCTTCTGGTTCTACTTCCTGATGCCCTACATCGCCGCCTGGGTGGTGGGGTCGCCCACGCCCTTGCGCGTGGGGGCGTTCAATTCGGCGGTGATCACCTTTACCCTTTTCGAGGCCGCGTACTTCTGCGAAATCATGCGCGCGGGCATCCAGTCGATCGCGCGCGGCCAGGTGTCGGCCAGCATGGCGCTGGGGCTGAACCACTGGCAGGGCATGCGCTATGTGGTGTTGCCGCAGGCGTTCCGCAACATGCTGCCGGCGCTCTTCACGCGCATCATCATCCTGTTCCAGGACACCTCGCTGGTGTATGTGCTGTCCCTGACCGATTTCCTCGGCGCGGCCGCCAAGATCGGCCAGCGCGACGGCCGTCTGGTGGAGCTCTATCTGTTCGTGGCGGTGGTGTATTTCGTGATCTGCTTCACGGCGTCCCGCCTGGTCAAGCTGCTGGAAAAGCGCACGCGGGTGCTGCGCTAG
- a CDS encoding DoxX family protein yields MNAAFQWERRLADLARPLFGASALRFLAYLGLCAAYLQGGLVKLFDFPGALREMAHFGLSPGPLFAVLVIALELVASLMILTGRLRWLGALALAAFTLVATGIALRFWEMPVGQERFMAANSFFEHLGLAGGFLLVAWLDLREIEKAP; encoded by the coding sequence ATGAACGCTGCTTTCCAATGGGAACGTCGCCTGGCCGACCTGGCCCGCCCGCTGTTCGGCGCCTCGGCGCTGCGGTTCCTGGCCTATCTGGGGCTGTGCGCCGCCTACCTGCAGGGCGGGCTGGTGAAGCTCTTCGATTTTCCCGGTGCGCTGCGCGAAATGGCGCATTTCGGGCTGTCGCCCGGGCCGTTGTTCGCGGTGCTGGTGATTGCGCTGGAACTGGTTGCTTCCCTGATGATCCTGACGGGCCGGCTGCGATGGCTGGGCGCGCTGGCGCTAGCTGCATTCACGTTGGTGGCGACCGGTATTGCGTTGCGCTTTTGGGAGATGCCCGTGGGGCAGGAACGCTTCATGGCGGCCAACTCGTTCTTTGAACATCTGGGGTTGGCCGGCGGGTTTCTGCTTGTGGCGTGGTTGGATCTGCGGGAGATCGAGAAGGCACCTTAA
- a CDS encoding EamA family transporter yields MTTTHLSRKDYFCALAVVVIWGTNFVAMKVGMRGLSPMLLGALRFALAAFPLILFVRAPRLPWRWVAAYGLVQGLGQFGLLFTALKFGMPAGMASLVIQTQAFFTLLLAAPILHERAQRHHWIGLGVAALGLAVIAGGRGEGPGQMTMAGFVLTLGGAFMWAVSNIIVRLASRKSPGYDPFAFIAWSSAAPVLPFLLLAVLVDGWQPVVGMIMNIGWGEILSVLYLAVLATLVAYTLWTQLLTRHAAAKIAPFSLLVPVVGLWAASVAFGERLETLQWVGVACVLAGLLFNQLGGRWLRTR; encoded by the coding sequence ATGACCACGACCCATCTTTCCCGAAAAGACTATTTCTGCGCACTGGCGGTCGTGGTCATCTGGGGCACCAACTTCGTCGCCATGAAGGTCGGCATGCGGGGCCTTTCTCCCATGCTGCTGGGCGCCCTGAGATTCGCGCTGGCGGCCTTCCCCCTGATTCTCTTCGTGCGTGCGCCCAGGCTGCCGTGGCGCTGGGTTGCGGCTTACGGGTTGGTGCAGGGCCTGGGCCAGTTCGGGCTGCTCTTTACCGCCTTGAAGTTCGGCATGCCGGCCGGCATGGCGTCGCTGGTGATCCAGACGCAGGCGTTCTTCACGCTGCTGCTGGCCGCGCCCATCCTGCATGAGCGCGCGCAGCGCCATCACTGGATCGGGCTGGGCGTGGCGGCGCTGGGGCTGGCGGTCATCGCCGGCGGCCGCGGCGAAGGGCCGGGCCAGATGACCATGGCGGGGTTCGTGCTGACGCTGGGCGGCGCGTTCATGTGGGCCGTGTCCAACATCATCGTGCGCCTGGCCAGCCGCAAGTCGCCGGGCTACGACCCGTTTGCCTTCATCGCCTGGAGCAGCGCCGCGCCGGTGCTGCCTTTCCTGCTGCTGGCCGTGCTGGTCGACGGCTGGCAGCCGGTGGTCGGCATGATCATGAACATAGGCTGGGGAGAGATCCTGTCGGTGTTGTACCTGGCGGTGCTGGCCACCTTGGTGGCCTACACGCTGTGGACGCAGTTGCTCACGCGCCACGCCGCCGCCAAGATCGCGCCGTTTTCGCTGCTGGTGCCCGTGGTGGGGCTATGGGCCGCTTCCGTTGCCTTCGGCGAACGCCTGGAGACGCTGCAATGGGTGGGCGTGGCCTGCGTGCTGGCCGGCCTGCTTTTCAACCAGCTGGGCGGGCGCTGGCTGCGCACGCGCTGA
- a CDS encoding LysR family transcriptional regulator has protein sequence MKPLDLNLLLTLDVLIQEGSVVGAARRLNLSTPAMSRSLARIREAVGDPVLVRSGRGLAPTPRALALHAQVRHVIEQAQAVFTAFGEDINLATLTRVFTLRANDVFVGGYGGRLREHLRRYAPRAVLRFVSEGNHDADALSGDADLYIGSSQKFGADIKVQTLFTTAFCGLARKEHPIFKAPITPQRFCAYDHVSVSRRGRAQGPIDDTLEELGLARHVTLITPTFHAAIFALADSDLVLPSMPQNLMSGVERLGLKLSAFEVPVPMRPVTVVQAWPPRLDSDPAHRWLRQTIKQVCGTPPDAAAGL, from the coding sequence ATGAAACCGCTAGACCTGAATCTGCTATTGACCCTGGACGTGCTGATCCAGGAAGGCAGCGTCGTCGGCGCGGCGCGCCGGCTGAACCTGAGCACCCCCGCCATGAGCCGCAGCCTGGCGCGCATCCGGGAGGCCGTCGGCGACCCCGTGCTGGTGCGCTCCGGCCGCGGCCTGGCGCCCACGCCCCGGGCGCTGGCCCTGCACGCGCAGGTGCGCCACGTCATCGAACAAGCGCAGGCCGTCTTCACGGCCTTCGGCGAGGACATCAACCTGGCAACCCTGACGCGCGTCTTCACCCTGCGCGCCAACGACGTGTTCGTGGGCGGTTACGGCGGCCGGCTGCGCGAGCACCTGCGCCGTTATGCGCCCCGCGCCGTGCTGCGCTTCGTCTCCGAAGGCAACCACGACGCCGACGCGCTCAGCGGCGATGCCGATCTCTATATCGGTTCTTCCCAGAAGTTCGGCGCCGACATCAAGGTGCAGACCCTGTTCACCACCGCGTTCTGCGGACTGGCGCGCAAGGAACACCCGATCTTCAAGGCGCCCATCACCCCGCAGCGCTTCTGCGCCTACGACCACGTCAGCGTGTCGCGCCGCGGCCGCGCGCAAGGTCCGATCGACGACACCCTGGAAGAACTCGGGCTGGCGCGCCACGTCACGCTGATCACGCCCACCTTCCACGCCGCGATCTTCGCGCTGGCCGATTCCGACCTGGTGCTGCCGTCCATGCCGCAGAACCTGATGTCCGGCGTCGAACGCCTGGGCCTGAAGCTGAGCGCCTTCGAGGTGCCGGTGCCCATGCGTCCGGTCACCGTGGTGCAGGCCTGGCCGCCGCGGCTGGACAGCGACCCCGCGCACCGCTGGCTAAGGCAAACGATCAAGCAGGTTTGCGGCACGCCGCCGGATGCGGCGGCGGGGTTGTAG
- a CDS encoding VOC family protein yields MALEVLELHHHAVRMSLDKVAAMGAFYGDVLGLDTDRGRWEIPGIAGYFLDMGNDCQIHLLGSDGPSPYSQGPGCDPVENHVALAVRDIAAAETELQRLAVDYWKLDNVAAPELMQLFLRDPVGNLIELHQIGRCRCKRSDRAFADAKAAQGAAPSQGRD; encoded by the coding sequence ATGGCGCTGGAAGTTCTGGAACTGCATCATCACGCGGTGCGCATGTCGCTGGACAAGGTCGCGGCCATGGGCGCGTTCTATGGAGACGTGCTGGGGTTGGACACGGACCGTGGCCGTTGGGAGATTCCGGGCATCGCCGGCTATTTCCTGGACATGGGCAACGATTGCCAGATCCACCTGCTGGGCAGCGACGGCCCGTCGCCCTATTCCCAAGGCCCGGGCTGTGATCCTGTGGAAAACCACGTGGCGCTGGCCGTGCGCGATATCGCGGCGGCCGAGACGGAACTGCAGCGTCTGGCGGTGGACTACTGGAAGCTGGACAACGTGGCCGCGCCCGAGCTCATGCAGCTGTTCCTGCGCGACCCGGTGGGCAACCTGATCGAGCTGCACCAGATCGGCCGCTGCCGTTGCAAGCGCAGCGACCGCGCCTTCGCCGACGCGAAGGCCGCGCAAGGCGCCGCGCCGTCGCAGGGCCGGGACTGA
- a CDS encoding flavin reductase family protein produces MFIDLNDLAGPARYKLLTAAIVPRPIAWIVSRDAAGTTNVAPFSFFNLMSGDPPLICVGIGVRGDAPKDTARNIAERGEFTVSLVSAPQAGRMNVTAVDFPAGVDESLEAGLELSPSRRIEVPWVAQSPVAFECRVHELLRIDRRSLIVAQVAAMHVRDDVVADREHLYLDGPAMDLLARLHNPGWYCRPQAAFQMPQLTLAQWDAMKQSGEAERYLEQGAAER; encoded by the coding sequence ATGTTCATCGATCTGAATGACCTGGCGGGCCCGGCGCGCTACAAGCTGCTGACCGCTGCTATCGTGCCGCGGCCCATCGCCTGGATCGTGTCGCGCGACGCCGCAGGGACGACGAACGTGGCGCCGTTCTCGTTCTTCAACCTGATGTCGGGCGATCCGCCGCTGATCTGCGTCGGCATCGGCGTGCGCGGCGATGCGCCCAAGGACACCGCGCGCAACATCGCCGAACGCGGCGAGTTCACCGTGAGCCTGGTGTCCGCCCCGCAGGCCGGCCGGATGAACGTGACGGCGGTGGATTTTCCGGCGGGCGTGGACGAGTCCCTGGAGGCTGGCCTGGAGCTGTCGCCGTCGCGGCGCATCGAGGTGCCCTGGGTGGCGCAGTCGCCCGTGGCGTTCGAGTGCCGCGTGCATGAACTGCTGCGCATCGACCGCCGCAGCCTGATCGTGGCGCAGGTGGCGGCCATGCATGTGCGTGACGACGTGGTGGCGGACCGGGAGCATCTCTATCTGGATGGTCCGGCGATGGACCTGCTGGCGCGCCTGCACAATCCAGGCTGGTATTGCCGGCCGCAGGCGGCCTTTCAGATGCCTCAACTGACGCTGGCGCAGTGGGATGCGATGAAGCAATCGGGCGAGGCCGAGCGGTATCTGGAGCAAGGCGCCGCAGAGCGCTGA
- a CDS encoding LysR substrate-binding domain-containing protein codes for MAIPRMGLRHIEAFRAVMMTGSMTAAARRVHTSQPHVSRLIAQLEAITQFALFDRNGSRLTPTQDGSRFFQEVEKTFIGLAGLESAAASIRSFSASRLSVAAMPRLAGGLLARIVAAFKTEYPDVMVSIHSGNASTVHNWISSGFCDTGLAMLSGDSPGIQVEPVLTMSCVAVVPKGHRLAKLKKLKPADFAGEPFVAFTSGTPLREKIDTIFKTAKVERQTVAEAGLGSSICALVGAGLGVALINPLAAREEYAAHNVEIRPFSPAVPVTVALLYPPYHTRTRLVSVFSRYAHQLMQEEMGDLKARPGR; via the coding sequence ATGGCCATTCCACGGATGGGCTTGAGACACATCGAGGCGTTCCGCGCCGTGATGATGACCGGCTCCATGACCGCCGCCGCACGGCGCGTGCACACCTCGCAGCCGCACGTTAGCCGCTTAATTGCGCAATTGGAAGCCATTACCCAGTTCGCCTTGTTCGACCGCAATGGCAGCCGCCTGACCCCGACGCAGGACGGGTCGCGCTTCTTCCAGGAAGTGGAAAAGACCTTCATCGGCCTGGCCGGCCTGGAATCGGCGGCGGCCAGCATCCGCTCGTTCAGCGCCAGCCGCCTGAGCGTGGCCGCCATGCCGCGGCTGGCAGGCGGCCTGCTGGCGCGCATCGTCGCGGCCTTCAAGACGGAATACCCGGACGTGATGGTGTCCATCCATTCCGGCAACGCCAGCACGGTGCACAACTGGATCAGTTCGGGGTTCTGCGACACGGGCCTGGCCATGCTGTCGGGAGATTCCCCCGGCATCCAGGTCGAGCCGGTGCTGACCATGAGCTGCGTCGCGGTAGTGCCCAAGGGCCATCGCCTGGCCAAGCTGAAGAAACTCAAGCCCGCCGACTTCGCCGGCGAACCGTTCGTGGCCTTCACCAGCGGCACGCCGCTGCGCGAAAAGATCGACACGATATTCAAGACAGCCAAGGTCGAACGCCAGACCGTGGCCGAGGCCGGCCTGGGGTCGTCGATCTGCGCCCTGGTCGGCGCGGGCTTGGGCGTGGCGCTCATCAACCCGCTGGCCGCGCGCGAGGAATACGCGGCCCACAACGTCGAGATCCGCCCCTTCAGCCCCGCCGTGCCGGTGACGGTGGCGCTGCTGTATCCGCCGTACCACACGCGCACGCGGCTGGTCAGCGTGTTTTCACGTTATGCGCACCAGCTCATGCAGGAAGAGATGGGGGATCTGAAGGCGCGGCCGGGGCGGTGA
- a CDS encoding threonine aldolase family protein — protein MTQTSPAAARAPVDLRSDTVTHPTAAMYERMRTAPIGDDGLDGDPTVRELEAYVAGQLGKEAGLFVPSCTMANLLAVLAQTQRNEQVVLESAAHMYTSERGAATFTGSFYLGLPGTDGAMDLNRLEDALLAGGHRLKTALVTMETSHNNAAGAVLPLDHMQAVHGLARAAGVPVHLDGARLYNAAVALGVAAGEIARHADTVSLCLSKGLSAPVGAVLAGSQPVMARARVLRRMLGGTQRQSGIMAAAGLEGVQTMTGRLAEDHVRARRLSAGVNRLGPAISATEPQTNIVQVETAGTGMSNTEWVAALQAAGLLVRPWGRTRLRCVTHRHIGDADIDAAVRAFETVLKAG, from the coding sequence ATGACCCAGACCTCCCCCGCCGCCGCCCGCGCACCCGTCGACCTGCGCAGCGACACGGTCACCCATCCCACCGCGGCCATGTACGAACGCATGCGCACCGCGCCCATCGGCGATGACGGCCTGGACGGCGATCCTACCGTGCGCGAGCTCGAGGCGTATGTGGCCGGCCAGCTGGGCAAGGAAGCCGGGCTGTTCGTGCCCAGCTGCACCATGGCCAACCTGCTGGCGGTGCTGGCGCAGACGCAGCGCAATGAGCAGGTGGTGTTGGAATCGGCCGCCCACATGTACACGTCCGAACGCGGGGCGGCCACGTTCACCGGCTCGTTCTACCTGGGCCTGCCCGGTACTGACGGCGCCATGGACCTGAACCGCCTGGAGGACGCCTTGCTGGCCGGCGGCCACCGGTTGAAGACGGCGCTGGTGACGATGGAGACCTCGCACAATAACGCCGCCGGCGCGGTGCTGCCGCTGGATCACATGCAGGCGGTCCATGGATTGGCGCGTGCCGCGGGCGTGCCGGTGCACCTGGATGGCGCGCGCCTCTACAACGCGGCCGTGGCCCTGGGCGTGGCGGCGGGCGAGATCGCCCGCCATGCCGACACCGTGTCGCTGTGCCTGTCCAAGGGCCTGAGCGCGCCGGTGGGCGCGGTGCTGGCCGGCAGCCAGCCCGTCATGGCGCGGGCGCGCGTGCTGCGCCGCATGCTGGGCGGCACCCAGCGCCAGTCGGGCATCATGGCCGCGGCCGGCCTGGAAGGCGTGCAGACCATGACCGGGCGGCTGGCGGAGGATCACGTCCGCGCGCGCCGCCTGAGCGCGGGCGTCAACCGCCTGGGACCGGCCATCTCGGCCACCGAACCGCAGACCAATATCGTGCAGGTGGAGACCGCCGGCACGGGCATGAGCAACACGGAGTGGGTGGCGGCCCTGCAGGCGGCGGGCCTGCTGGTGCGCCCCTGGGGCCGCACGCGGCTGCGCTGCGTGACCCACCGCCACATCGGCGATGCCGACATCGACGCGGCTGTGCGAGCCTTCGAAACGGTGCTGAAGGCAGGCTGA